The proteins below come from a single Danio aesculapii chromosome 23, fDanAes4.1, whole genome shotgun sequence genomic window:
- the ndnf gene encoding protein NDNF: MTWRCGCYGLVLLVLGVMGQKLPTRDEGLFQMQIRDKAQFHDSSVMPDGAEISGYLFRDTPKRYYFVVEEDNTPLLVTVTPCDAPLEWRLTLQELPEDRSGEGSGEPEPLEQQKQQVTASEGTELFTYKGNDVESFISSSSPSGLYQLEIISTEKDSNFKIYSTTTPESDQPYPELPYDPRVDVTALGRTTVTLAWKPTPTGSVMGQPIQYCVVINKEHNFKSLCAAEAKMSLDDAFMIAPKPGRDFSPFDFAHFGFVPSENDFHKDRFLTTNRALSNKMSRTYIPKPKVADIQKICIGNKNIFTITDLKPDTQYYFDVFAVNTGTNMSTAYVGTFARTKEEAKQKTVELKDGKVTDVFIKRKGSKFLRFAPVSSHQRVTLFVHACLDAVQVQVRRDGKLVLSQNVEGVRQFQLRGKPKAKYLIRFRGSRKGASTLKVLASTRAGGKQPFPALPEDTRIKAFDKLRTCSSVTVAWLGTQERNKYCVYRREVSESFGEEHRRREQNQCSGPESRRKFEKVLCKYFYSANLQKAVTTETITGLEAGKSYLLDVYVVGHSGHSVKYQSKLVKTRKYC; the protein is encoded by the exons ATGACGTGGAGGTGTGGATGTTATGGTTTGGTGTTGCTGGTTTTAGGGGTGATGGGACAGAAACTGCCCACGCGTGATGAAGGCCTCTTTCAGATGCAGATCAGGGATAAAGCTCAGTTTCACGATTCCTCCGTCATGCCAGACGGAGCTGAGATCAGCGGATACTTGTTCAGGGATACACCCAAAAG GTACTATTTTGTGGTGGAGGAAGACAACACGCCTCTGCTGGTGACAGTGACGCCCTGCGATGCTCCTCTGGAGTGGAGATTGACGTTGCAGGAGCTCCCGGAGGACCGCAGCGGGGAAGGATCAG GTGAGCCAGAACCACTGGAACAGCAGAAACAGCAGGTCACGGCAAGCGAGGGTACCGAACTCTTTACCTACAAAGGAAATGATGTTGAATCATTCATCTCCTCCAGCTCCCCTTCAGGCTTGTACCAGCTGGAAATCATCTCCACCGAAAAGGACAGCAACTTCAAGATTTATTCTACCACAACACCCGAGTCCGATCAGCCATACCCTGAGCTGCCATACGACCCCAGGGTGGATGTTACCGCATTGGGTCGTACTACTGTTACACTAGCCTGGAAGCCTACTCCTACTGGCTCCGTTATGGGCCAGCCGATCCAGTACTGTGTGGTTATTAACAAGGAGCACAACTTCAAGAGCTTATGCGCAGCGGAGGCCAAGATGAGCCTGGATGATGCCTTCATGATAGCTCCAAAACCCGGCCGGGACTTCAGCCCCTTTGACTTTGCTCATTTTGGTTTTGTCCCATCTGAGAATGATTTCCATAAAGATCGTTTCCTCACCACCAACAGAGCTCTGAGCAACAAGATGAGTCGCACATATATCCCCAAGCCCAAAGTGGCCGACATACAGAAGATCTGCATAGGCAACAAGAATATTTTTACCATAACGGACCTAAAGCCAGACACACAATATTACTTTGACGTGTTCGCTGTCAACACTGGTACCAACATGAGTACTGCGTATGTGGGCACTTTTGCTCGCACCAAGGAAGAGGCCAAGCAGAAAACCGTGGAGCTCAAGGATGGCAAAGTAACTGATGTCTTCATTAAGAGAAAGGGAAGTAAATTCCTCCGCTTTGCACCGGTTTCCTCTCATCAACGGGTCACACTGTTTGTGCATGCTTGTCTGGATGCAGTGCAAGTACAGGTACGGCGAGATGGGAAGCTTGTTCTCTCTCAGAATGTGGAAGGCGTCCGTCAGTTCCAGCTCCGCGGAAAGCCAAAAGCCAAGTACCTGATTCGTTTTCGTGGGTCCCGCAAAGGTGCCTCCACATTGAAAGTCCTGGCCAGTACACGTGCCGGAGGAAAGCAACCATTCCCTGCTCTGCCAGAGGATACCCGTATCAAAGCTTTTGATAAGTTGCGCACCTGTTCTTCAGTCACCGTGGCTTGGCTTGGCACACAGGAGCGCAACAAGTACTGTGTGTACAGACGGGAAGTTTCAGAAAGTTTCGGCGAAGAGCATCGGCGCCGTGAGCAGAACCAGTGCTCTGGACCAGAGAGTCGTCGCAAGTTTGAGAAAGTGCTTTGCAAGTACTTCTACAGCGCCAACCTGCAAAAGGCTGTCACAACGGAGACCATAACAGGCCTTGAGGCGGGAAAGAGCTACCTCCTGGATGTTTATGTGGTAGGACACAGCGGCCACTCAGTCAAGTACCAGAGCAAACTGGTGAAAACAAGGAAGTACTGTTAA